A part of Pectinophora gossypiella chromosome Z, ilPecGoss1.1, whole genome shotgun sequence genomic DNA contains:
- the LOC126380610 gene encoding uncharacterized protein LOC126380610 gives MDDLGLRPQSISRDKINSYSHLSDLIDFVTFENATPSVLIGAEHWHLSINREVRTGGKNDPVACLTALGWTLYGVASSRTKLIEFVNHTFVRYDDDSIETLLKEQYKLDSIGIKHTDTSLNKQDQRAVDILEATARRLPSGRFEVGMPWRDDVIRVPDSHPQALSRFLSLERRMSKEPEFAKAYTEFMNNMIDKGYAEECSPESYHVFHKKDCDNLRLYLPHFGVYHPQKQKVRVVHDAAARNEGISLNSLLIPGPDLLQSLLKILFRFREGLVAMTADIKEMFPQVRIREQDRDALRYLWRSDKSQPLKEFRMTSVIFGACCSPFVAQFIKNKNAREHAHQFPKAVDAILFSHYMDDYIDSQDDVNEAAHLAADIVKVHGAACFEMRGWISNKSEALKLVPEDLRAVQQVEVDLGESASFIRALGIARYPSTDFIGFRTGLTETAPVKLTKRKVLSHIMRVYDPLGLLGPIVVQGRILFQQTWRTNVGWDTDLPQTEASKWSDWFRDLSKVTALKIPRWYSGVKGSEPSFRELHVFSDASELAYACVAYWRLLYPDGSIKVALIASKARVSPLRPISIPRLELQAALIASRLGVTIKDSHRKKSIRTYFWTDSMTVLQWLRNDARAFKPFVAHRLGEILENSSVENWRWVPTDLNVADDATRLRPINLDATHRWFSGPSFLLKSSEDWPSEPLNVPPVRDELKCPRNELVGLLTIGAVIPDPVTPPLDRFSDWVRLLRATARKHQAAALFKNCLATAHQRLRRLSTPATLPPLDADLMKAAERHVLRRIQLESFQNEIHLIVNSKPIPSSSRISKLSPSLGEDKLLHLAGRIKAVENVDPNVRSPILLDGRHPAARLLVEHYHRRAGHANHEAVINEIRQRFWLLRLRNTVRTVANRCLQCRIRKAAPLNPPTGDLPPQRLAHHQRPFTFTGLDYFGPVNVTVGRRHEKRYVALYTCLTTRALHLELVHSLSADSAIMSLRRFIARRGPPDTIFSDNGTAFVGANRILREFFNENVRDFVATKAIRWKFIPPAAPTFGGAWERMVKTVKVALGATLKERSPKEETLATLLAEAEAIANSRPLTHVSVEPDDPTTITPFHFLLGGLPAQVSTPETADCNLFGRAEWRKALRLADLYWKRWVREVLPTLQPRQSTRSHATVRVGDTVIICDGTLPRGLWPLGRISQLHPGRDGVCRAVDVDTAAGTLRRPLRKIVEIGAMLHEGEDVANSS, from the coding sequence ATGGATGACTTAGGTCTACGGCCACAATCTATAAGTCGCGATAAGATAAATTCATACTCGCATTTAAGTGATTTAATTGACTTTGTCACGTTCGAGAATGCCACTCCAAGCGTACTCATTGGAGCGGAACACTGGCATCTCTCAATAAACCGAGAGGTTCGGACCGGAGGGAAAAATGATCCCGTCGCTTGCCTGACAGCGCTTGGCTGGACACTGTATGGTGTTGCTTCCTCCCGAACAAAACTCATTGAATTTGTAAACCACACCTTTGTGAGGTACGATGACGACAGTATTGAAACTCTATTAAAGGAACAATATAAACTTGACTCCATAGGTATAAAACATACAGACACATCGCTCAACAAACAGGATCAACGCGCAGTCGACATTTTAGAGGCGACTGCTAGGCGGCTACCCTCTGGTCGTTTTGAAGTAGGTATGCCTTGGCGCGACGACGTTATACGCGTCCCTGACAGTCACCCCCAAGCGTTGTCTCGTTTTTTAAGTTTGGAGCGTCGTATGTCCAAAGAGCCTGAGTTCGCTAAGGCATACACCGAGTTCATGAATAACATGATTGACAAGGGTTACGCAGAGGAGTGTTCTCCAGAGTCTTACCacgtttttcataaaaaagacTGTGACAACTTGCGGCTTTATCTCCCACATTTTGGCGTATACCATCCTCAAAAACAAAAGGTTAGGGTTGTGCACGACGCAGCAGCTAGAAACGAGGGTATAAGTTTAAATTCCCTGCTGATCCCTGGTCCTGATCTACTACAATCTCttctcaaaattttatttcGGTTTCGGGAAGGCCTCGTCGCGATGACAGCCGACATTAAGGAAATGTTTCCTCAAGTTCGGATAAGGGAACAGGACAGAGACGCTCTTCGATACTTGTGGAGGTCAGACAAATCACAACCCCTTAAAGAGTTTAGGATGACATCGGTCATATTCGGTGCGTGCTGTAGCCCCTTTGTAGCacagtttataaaaaacaaaaatgctcGCGAACATGCTCACCAGTTCCCTAAAGCCGTAGACGCCATCTTGTTCAGTCATTATATGGACGACTACATCGATTCTCAAGATGACGTAAACGAGGCCGCCCATTTAGCTGCGGACATAGTCAAGGTGCATGGTGCAGCCTGTTTCGAGATGCGAGGATGGATCTCCAATAAGTCAGAGGCACTTAAGCTTGTCCCCGAGGACTTGAGAGCTGTCCAACAAGTGGAGGTTGATCTTGGTGAGTCAGCTAGTTTCATACGAGCTTTAGGCATAGCGCGGTACCCCAGCACAGATTTTATAGGGTTTCGCACGGGTTTGACTGAAACGGCGCCAGTCAAATTGACTAAGAGGAAGGTTTTGTCGCACATAATGCGCGTTTATGACCCTTTGGGTTTGTTAGGGCCCATTGTTGTACAAGGGCGAATACTTTTTCAACAAACTTGGCGGACTAACGTCGGCTGGGACACCGACCTTCCCCAAACTGAGGCATCAAAATGGTCTGATTGGTTTCGAGACCTGTCTAAAGTCACGGCGTTAAAGATTCCGCGTTGGTACTCGGGCGTAAAGGGATCTGAACCCTCTTTTAGAGAGCTGCATGTTTTTTCCGACGCGAGCGAGCTCGCCTATGCCTGTGTTGCTTACTGGCGTTTACTTTACCCCGACGGAAGCATCAAGGTCGCTCTCATAGCGAGCAAAGCCAGAGTTTCCCCATTAAGACCGATTTCGATTCCACGCTTGGAACTGCAGGCCGCTTTGATAGCCTCACGGCTTGGGGTCACCATCAAGGACAGTCATCGCAAAAAATCTATCcgtacttatttttggactgaCTCGATGACTGTCCTTCAGTGGTTACGTAACGACGCACGAGCCTTTAAACCTTTCGTTGCCCATCGGCTTGGAGAGATATTAGAAAATTCGTCAGTCGAAAATTGGCGATGGGTACCGACAGATTTGAACGTGGCCGATGATGCAACGAGGTTGCGCCCTATAAATTTGGACGCTACCCATAGGTGGTTTAGCGGTCCCTCATTTCTTTTGAAATCTTCGGAGGACTGGCCCTCAGAGCCATTGAATGTCCCACCAGTTCGAGACGAGTTGAAATGTCCGCGGAACGAATTGGTGGGATTACTCACGATAGGCGCGGTCATTCCCGACCCAGTCACACCTCCTTTGGACCGTTTTAGTGACTGGGTGCGCTTGTTGCGTGCCACAGCACGAAAGCATCAAGCCGCGGCTTTGTTTAAAAACTGTTTGGCTACCGCTCATCAACGTCTCCGCCGCTTGTCCACGCCCGCCACGCTGCCGCCTCTCGATGCCGATCTCATGAAAGCCGCAGAAAGGCATGTTTTACGACGGATCCAACTCGAGTCATTCCAGAACGAAATCCACCTTATCGTCAACTCGAAGCCAATCCCCTCGAGCAGCCGCATTTCCAAATTGTCGCCCTCGCTGGGAGAGGACAAGCTCCTGCACTTGGCTGGGCGAATTAAAGCGGTCGAAAACGTGGACCCCAACGTACGCTCTCCGATCTTACTCGATGGACGTCACCCAGCTGCCCGATTATTGGTCGAACATTACCATCGGCGAGCCGGCCATGCCAACCATGAAGCAGTCATCAATGAAATTAGACAAAGGTTTTGGCTTCTCAGACTCAGAAACACCGTCAGAACCGTCGCGAACCGATGCCTACAATGCAGAATACGAAAAGCCGCACCGTTGAATCCACCGACAGGAGACCTGCCGCCACAAAGACTGGCACACCATCAGCGGCCGTTCACTTTCACTGGCCTCGATTATTTTGGCCCCGTAAACGTGACTGTCGGCCGCCGCCACGAGAAACGATACGTAGCGCTCTACACATGTCTCACGACGAGGGCTCTACATCTGGAATTGGTGCATAGCCTGTCCGCTGATTCGGCGATTATGAGTCTTCGCCGCTTCATAGCCAGAAGAGGACCACCAGATACCATTTTCTCCGATAATGGCACGGCGTTTGTGGGAGCAAATCGGATTCTTCGAGAATTTTTTAACGAAAATGTACGAGACTTCGTGGCTACCAAGGCGATCCGCTGGAAGTTTATACCCCCGGCGGCTCCCACTTTTGGAGGTGCGTGGGAGAGGATGGTGAAAACCGTGAAGGTGGCCCTTGGAGCGACTCTGAAGGAAAGGTCGCCCAAAGAGGAAACTTTAGCGACGCTTTTGGCGGAGGCTGAGGCGATCGCCAATTCGCGACCTCTCACGCACGTCTCAGTGGAGCCTGATGACCCGACGACCATCACGCCATTTCATTTTTTACTTGGAGGGTTGCCAGCTCAAGTATCTACGCCGGAAACTGCAGACTGCAACCTTTTTGGCCGAGCAGAGTGGAGAAAAGCCTTACGCCTCGCCGACCTGTACTGGAAACGCTGGGTGCGCGAGGTGCTCCCGACATTACAGCCCAGACAGTCTACCCGGAGTCACGCAACGGTTCGAGTTGGCGATACAGTCATAATCTGCGACGGGACACTGCCCAGAGGATTGTGGCCACTTGGTCGGATCAGCCAGCTTCACCCCGGGCGAGACGGAGTCTGCAGGGCGGTGGACGTGGACACAGCTGCGGGCACGCTGCGCCGCCCCCTCAGAAAGATTGTGGAAATTGGTGCAATGCTGCACGAGGGGGAGgatgttgcgaactcttcgtag